Proteins encoded in a region of the Bombyx mori chromosome 23, ASM3026992v2 genome:
- the Or-14 gene encoding olfactory receptor 14: MSNYIFKPFHETYRIITFTMIAAMIYPNPATEKRRLIYIGLMLLSVIPLAFMIVTEMYEFFMASDLNNTIRHSTVIGPFIGGFVKVALMYYKRRQANELVSEINRDHLAYNGLKGEDREIAASSIRNCQIYCELGWTLIVMSCGLSFPVIAILLKIHSFTFKLDSTKHMIHDINNPFTDDPEDRFESPFFEIMFVYTFFSSFIYIINYVGYDGFFGLCINHACLKMKLYCRALEDAMRSDSRRHEKIVAVIEEQRRTYEYIALIQDTFNIWLGLIYVATMIQMCTCMYHIVQSFNIDVRYIIFVISIIHIYLPCRYAANLKCMAAETPTLIYCCGWESVSDLRIKRMMPFMVARSQVIVEITAFNMFAFDMELFVWIMKTSYSMFTLMRS; this comes from the exons ATGTCGAACTACATCTTTAAGCCGTTTCACGAGACATACAGAATAATTACGTTCACAATGATAGCGGCGATGATTTACCCGAATCCGGCCACCGAGAAAAGAAGACTTATATACATAG GGCTGATGCTTCTGAGCGTGATCCCGCTAGCGTTTATGATCGTCACGGAAATGTACGAGTTCTTCATGGCGAGCGACCTCAACAACACAATACGACACAGCACGGTCATAGGACCGTTCATAGGAGGATTCGTTAAG gtggCACTAATGTACTACAAACGAAGACAAGCCAATGAACTAGTCTCCGAAATAAACCGCGACCATCTAGCTTACAACGGTCTGAAAGGAGAGGACAGAGAAATCGCGGCGTCCAGCATCAGAAACTGTCAGATATACTGCGAGTTGGGCTGGACGCTAATAGTTATGAGTTGCGGCCTGTCCTTCCCGGTCATTGCGATTCTATTGAAAATTCACAGTTTCACTTTTAAATTAGACTCCACGAAGCATATGATACATGATATAAACAATCCCTTCACCGACGACCCGGAAGACAG ATTTGAGTCACCATTCTTCGAGATAATGTTCGTTTATACGTTTTTCTCCTCGTTCATATACATCATCAATTACGTGGGATACGATGGCTTCTTTGGACTATGCATAAACCACGCCTGTTTGAAGATGAAGCTGTATTGCAGAGCGCTCGAAGACGCCATGAGGAGTGACAGCAGGAGACACGAGAAGATCGTTGCGGTCATTGAAGAGCAGAGGAGGACTTATGA GTACATCGCATTAATACAGGACACGTTCAACATATGGCTCGGTCTAATATATGTGGCTACGATGATACAAATGTGCACTTGCATGTATCATATTGTCCAG AGCTTCAACATAGACGTGAGATACATTATATTCGTGATCTCCATAATCCACATCTACCTGCCTTGTCGTTACGCAGCCAATCTCAAATGCAtg GCAGCCGAAACCCCTACCCTGATCTACTGTTGCGGATGGGAGTCCGTATCGGACTTGAGGATCAAGAGAATGATGCCATTCATGGTAGCACGCAGCCAAGTCATCGTCGAGATAACGGCTTTTAACATGTTCGCTTTTGACATGGAGCTTTTCGTATGG ATAATGAAAACTTCATACAGCATGTTCACGTTGATGAGATCTTAG